A window of Lentibacillus sp. Marseille-P4043 contains these coding sequences:
- the gnd gene encoding phosphogluconate dehydrogenase (NAD(+)-dependent, decarboxylating), which produces MKLGMVGLGKMGLNLALNLADHGHEVVGYDSNLAAADNIEEHDNFQFQATLKDLVDHLPVPRKIWLMVPAGEITEAVINELAPLLDTGDMVIDGGNSNYKDTLRRNEMLTEKGIYFFDCGTSGGTDGARQGACTMIGGNAERFAEIEPLFKDASVENGYLYTGKTGSGHFLKMVHNGIEYGMMQSIAEGFDILNKSEFDYDYEKVAKVWNHGSVIRSWLMELIENAFTKDAKLDDIRGVMNSSGEGKWTVETALDFQVAAPVIALSLMMRYRSQEDDTFSGKVVAALRNEFGGHDVVKK; this is translated from the coding sequence ATGAAATTAGGTATGGTTGGTCTGGGAAAAATGGGCCTTAACTTAGCATTGAACTTAGCTGATCACGGTCATGAAGTCGTTGGTTACGATAGTAATTTAGCTGCAGCAGATAACATAGAAGAACATGATAATTTTCAATTTCAAGCAACGCTAAAAGATTTGGTTGATCATCTTCCGGTACCACGAAAAATTTGGTTAATGGTTCCTGCAGGCGAGATTACTGAAGCCGTTATTAACGAATTAGCGCCACTATTAGATACGGGCGACATGGTAATTGACGGTGGTAACTCCAATTACAAAGACACATTACGCCGAAATGAAATGCTTACCGAAAAAGGAATCTATTTCTTTGATTGCGGTACTAGCGGTGGTACAGATGGTGCAAGACAAGGGGCATGCACCATGATTGGTGGAAACGCAGAAAGATTCGCTGAGATTGAACCGTTATTTAAAGATGCATCTGTAGAAAATGGTTATCTATATACTGGTAAAACCGGCAGTGGGCACTTTTTGAAAATGGTCCATAATGGCATTGAGTATGGAATGATGCAATCGATCGCAGAAGGCTTTGACATCTTAAATAAAAGTGAATTCGACTATGACTATGAAAAAGTAGCAAAAGTATGGAATCATGGTTCTGTTATTCGATCATGGCTGATGGAATTAATCGAAAACGCCTTTACAAAAGATGCAAAACTCGATGATATCCGTGGTGTGATGAATTCGTCCGGTGAAGGAAAATGGACAGTGGAAACAGCTCTTGACTTCCAAGTAGCAGCACCCGTTATCGCCTTATCTTTAATGATGCGCTATCGCTCCCAGGAAGATGACACATTCTCAGGTAAAGTTGTAGCAGCACTGCGAAATGAATTTGGCGGACACGATGTCGTCAAGAAGTAA
- a CDS encoding MurR/RpiR family transcriptional regulator: protein MDNVHQHGLASIRSNYGKFSDKEKKIADYILHNPQNIIHHTINQVSDELNVAESTVFRFCQRIGFKGYQALKIALAAEIVTPMKDIHEKINDGDSMATVSEKVFRSNMKTLEDTLHILDGMAIEQAVEAILAANKVEFFGNGGSALVAFDAYHKFVRSGLQVSSNLDSHMQLMTASQLTDKDVAILISHSGSTKDTLDVLQVLKEKKVKTISITNFAKSPLTKEADISLYTVAEETDFRSEALSSRIAQLSIIDVLYTNVMITRKEKGKEALQNMRKAISLKRL from the coding sequence ATGGATAATGTACATCAGCATGGTTTAGCAAGCATCCGCAGTAATTACGGGAAATTTAGTGACAAAGAAAAGAAGATCGCCGACTACATTTTACATAATCCCCAAAATATCATTCATCATACAATTAACCAGGTATCAGATGAATTAAACGTCGCGGAGTCAACAGTATTTCGTTTTTGCCAGCGAATTGGTTTTAAGGGGTATCAGGCGTTAAAGATTGCCTTAGCCGCAGAAATTGTTACTCCAATGAAAGATATTCATGAAAAAATTAATGATGGCGATAGCATGGCAACTGTTTCCGAGAAAGTGTTTCGTTCCAATATGAAAACGCTTGAAGATACATTGCATATTTTGGATGGTATGGCAATTGAACAGGCTGTCGAAGCCATTTTAGCTGCGAATAAAGTGGAGTTTTTCGGTAACGGAGGATCTGCGCTTGTGGCATTTGATGCTTACCATAAATTTGTCAGAAGCGGTCTACAGGTAAGTTCTAACCTTGATTCGCATATGCAACTTATGACCGCATCACAATTGACAGACAAGGATGTTGCCATATTAATCTCACATTCTGGTTCAACAAAAGATACGCTTGATGTTTTACAGGTTTTAAAGGAAAAAAAGGTGAAAACGATTAGCATTACAAACTTTGCTAAATCGCCTTTAACAAAAGAAGCAGATATTTCGTTATACACTGTGGCTGAGGAAACGGATTTTCGTTCAGAAGCATTATCATCGAGAATTGCTCAACTTAGTATTATTGATGTGTTATACACGAATGTGATGATTACGAGAAAAGAAAAAGGGAAAGAAGCATTGCAAAACATGCGGAAGGCAATTTCATTAAAACGTTTGTAG
- a CDS encoding MFS transporter: MSTQVNTKTAAAAIPDKIWTRDFVLVCLANFFIFLGFQMTLPTIPLFVKELGGSDQLIGIITGIFTFSALLLRPYAGHSLESKGRQFVYMIGLAIFVLSVGSYAFIASIVFLFIMRMVQGIGWGFSTTATGTIATDIIPPKRRGEGMGYFGLSGNLALAFGPSLGLTLVGVMSFKELFLICASLGLVAFLLSSKIRYKKVEQSPNKSTTVKFDIFEKTALQPSVLLFFITVTFGGIASFLPLYATQKGIEGIELYFLMYAIFLMISRTFAGKIYDKKGHEFVFLPGTLLIFIAMILLSWLPSMFVMLVAGALYGLGFGSVQPALQAWSVDKAPDNRKGMANATFFSFFDLGVGLGAMVFGQLAFVFGYGSIYATAAGSVMLSMMLYVFLLIKSRKRTGA; encoded by the coding sequence ATGAGTACACAAGTGAATACAAAAACGGCGGCTGCGGCTATTCCAGATAAAATTTGGACACGTGATTTTGTCCTCGTTTGTCTGGCTAATTTTTTTATATTTTTGGGGTTCCAAATGACACTTCCAACTATCCCGCTATTTGTTAAGGAGTTAGGAGGAAGTGATCAGTTAATCGGTATCATTACGGGTATTTTTACATTCTCGGCACTTTTGCTTCGTCCATATGCTGGCCATTCATTGGAATCTAAAGGTAGACAATTTGTGTATATGATAGGTCTTGCAATATTTGTCCTATCCGTTGGGTCCTATGCATTTATTGCTAGTATTGTATTCCTATTTATTATGCGAATGGTTCAAGGGATCGGCTGGGGATTTTCAACAACAGCTACCGGCACCATTGCAACAGATATTATTCCACCAAAGCGTCGTGGTGAAGGGATGGGGTATTTTGGGCTATCCGGTAACCTTGCACTTGCATTTGGTCCATCACTTGGATTAACACTTGTTGGTGTGATGTCGTTTAAGGAATTATTTTTAATTTGCGCATCATTGGGGTTAGTGGCGTTTCTATTATCTTCAAAAATCCGTTACAAAAAAGTGGAACAATCACCGAATAAATCAACCACGGTAAAATTTGATATTTTTGAAAAGACCGCATTACAACCGTCTGTATTGTTATTTTTTATTACGGTGACATTTGGTGGTATTGCTTCTTTCCTGCCGTTGTATGCCACACAAAAGGGTATTGAAGGAATTGAATTATACTTTTTAATGTATGCGATATTCTTAATGATATCGAGAACGTTTGCCGGGAAAATATACGATAAAAAAGGACATGAATTTGTCTTCCTTCCCGGGACATTATTAATTTTTATTGCAATGATCCTGTTATCATGGCTGCCAAGTATGTTTGTCATGCTTGTTGCGGGTGCTCTATACGGACTTGGCTTTGGCAGTGTACAACCAGCACTGCAGGCATGGTCAGTTGATAAAGCACCGGACAATCGAAAAGGGATGGCTAATGCGACGTTTTTTTCCTTTTTCGATCTAGGGGTTGGACTTGGAGCTATGGTATTTGGTCAGCTTGCCTTCGTATTTGGTTATGGGTCAATCTATGCAACAGCTGCTGGATCGGTAATGCTGTCAATGATGCTATATGTATTTTTATTGATAAAATCACGAAAGAGAACAGGTGCATAG
- a CDS encoding ABC transporter permease, whose amino-acid sequence MLLKLSFSSMRKMFKDYLVLLFGLTISIAIFYMFETLAQNKAFIESNAMIGSIVFIFHVGTFILAFITLFYIFYATSFMLSMRQKELGMYMTLGAKKRKVAQLMFFETFFIGIVSLIVGLIVGIGLAQGIAELLMNQLDFSGEGFHALYESSVITTVIFYVALFLLTSFVNAIKISRKSVLDLLHAGEKHDQVKAKGGKTIIGVILAVVLIGAGYYAMFNMAKMAQFGVILAAITITLGTYLAFISLFPYLMKKIKSIRTLNEKGINSFTFAQLRFRMGHLTKVLGTVAMLVALGLGAMTAGLSFYNNVELQASMFHANDVTIHQPTKADRDTLADMNIIEENEYRYKINDEGVYFLKEDLLEHPPLFKPFDPTSLELPEAKRISTPLPEEQYTWGEVDEMARIPSEWDTALSSELRTGFQMVGDRSIFIFDQANYQKLNTEEQEVLIARVDDFADYLPQLEQIEKRQQKVAASYTGEQGVDMAGGSKFADYMVFKGIASGTIFMGFFLGVAFLMMMASVLMFKLLSSASADTHRYSMLRKIGVRKSLLVKSIYKELFLVFLFPAIVGLIHVLVGMQMFSFILVEPYTKIWLPITIFIVIYGVYYWLTVQLYKRIVLPKEA is encoded by the coding sequence ATGTTATTGAAATTATCATTTTCCAGCATGCGTAAAATGTTTAAAGACTATCTTGTTTTATTGTTCGGTCTAACGATCTCAATTGCCATTTTTTATATGTTTGAAACACTAGCACAAAACAAAGCATTTATCGAATCGAATGCCATGATTGGATCGATTGTCTTTATCTTTCATGTTGGGACATTTATATTAGCGTTCATTACATTGTTTTATATTTTTTATGCAACATCCTTTATGCTTTCCATGAGGCAAAAAGAGCTTGGTATGTACATGACCCTTGGGGCTAAGAAGCGTAAAGTAGCCCAACTGATGTTTTTTGAAACCTTCTTTATCGGCATTGTCTCACTAATTGTTGGATTAATTGTGGGGATTGGTTTGGCACAAGGGATTGCGGAGTTATTAATGAACCAACTCGATTTTTCAGGTGAAGGATTCCATGCACTATATGAATCATCTGTTATCACAACCGTTATTTTTTATGTTGCTTTATTTTTGCTAACATCCTTTGTCAATGCAATTAAAATTTCCAGAAAATCTGTCTTGGACCTTCTTCATGCGGGAGAGAAGCATGATCAAGTGAAGGCTAAAGGTGGAAAAACCATAATTGGCGTTATTTTAGCGGTGGTTCTCATTGGTGCTGGGTATTACGCCATGTTTAATATGGCAAAGATGGCCCAATTCGGGGTTATCCTTGCAGCAATAACAATTACACTTGGTACGTATCTGGCGTTTATCTCCCTATTCCCTTATTTAATGAAAAAGATAAAAAGCATTCGTACACTCAATGAAAAAGGAATTAATTCATTTACGTTTGCCCAATTACGTTTCAGAATGGGACACTTAACCAAAGTACTCGGAACTGTCGCAATGCTTGTTGCACTCGGGTTAGGGGCAATGACTGCCGGTTTGTCATTTTACAATAACGTAGAATTGCAAGCATCCATGTTTCATGCAAATGATGTAACCATTCACCAGCCAACGAAAGCGGATCGTGACACACTGGCGGACATGAATATTATTGAGGAAAATGAGTACCGTTACAAAATCAACGATGAAGGTGTTTATTTTCTGAAAGAGGATTTGCTAGAGCATCCTCCATTGTTCAAACCATTTGACCCAACATCGTTAGAACTGCCAGAAGCGAAGCGAATTTCTACCCCATTGCCGGAAGAACAATATACGTGGGGTGAAGTGGATGAAATGGCACGTATTCCAAGCGAATGGGATACTGCATTATCTTCCGAGTTACGCACCGGTTTCCAAATGGTTGGTGATCGGAGTATTTTTATCTTTGACCAAGCTAATTATCAAAAGCTCAATACCGAAGAGCAGGAAGTTCTTATCGCACGTGTTGATGATTTTGCCGATTATTTGCCACAGTTAGAGCAAATTGAAAAGCGCCAGCAAAAAGTAGCAGCATCGTATACAGGTGAGCAAGGCGTTGACATGGCAGGAGGAAGTAAATTCGCTGACTATATGGTTTTTAAAGGAATCGCTAGTGGAACCATCTTCATGGGCTTTTTCCTTGGAGTTGCCTTCCTTATGATGATGGCGAGTGTGTTAATGTTCAAATTGTTATCTAGTGCATCCGCCGATACGCACCGCTATAGTATGCTGCGCAAAATTGGTGTTCGAAAGTCATTATTAGTGAAGTCGATTTACAAAGAGTTATTTCTTGTGTTCCTATTCCCGGCTATTGTCGGACTCATACACGTGTTAGTCGGCATGCAGATGTTTTCATTCATTCTTGTTGAACCATATACAAAAATTTGGTTACCAATCACCATTTTCATCGTCATTTACGGTGTATATTATTGGTTGACCGTCCAACTGTATAAACGAATTGTATTACCAAAAGAGGCATAA
- a CDS encoding ABC transporter ATP-binding protein, whose product MNQPVVNVKNIHKIFGKKNESQFHALRGVTFDIQQGEFVGIMGPSGAGKTTLLNVVSTLDKPTDGTIEIAGTNITSMKQGQLADFRSEQLGFIFQDFNLLENLTIYENIALPLSLQGVPSRKIKPSVVEVAKKLGIEAILDKYPITVSGGQKQRAAAARALVHEPAIILADEPTGALDSKSAKSMLEAMDHLNENHGVSIMLVTHDPLSASYCERILFIQDGALYKEIHRDGSRNEFHHQILDVLAEFAE is encoded by the coding sequence ATGAATCAACCCGTCGTTAACGTGAAAAACATTCATAAAATTTTTGGTAAGAAAAACGAAAGCCAATTCCATGCATTAAGAGGAGTTACGTTTGATATTCAGCAAGGGGAATTTGTCGGTATTATGGGACCCTCTGGCGCAGGGAAAACGACACTATTAAATGTTGTCTCCACTTTAGATAAGCCAACTGATGGCACGATTGAAATTGCTGGTACCAATATTACATCAATGAAACAAGGGCAATTGGCGGATTTTCGGTCAGAGCAGCTCGGATTTATTTTCCAAGACTTTAACTTGCTGGAAAACTTGACAATCTATGAAAATATTGCCCTGCCATTATCTTTACAGGGGGTTCCATCAAGAAAAATTAAACCAAGTGTTGTGGAGGTCGCTAAAAAGCTTGGCATTGAAGCGATCTTGGACAAGTATCCTATTACGGTTTCAGGCGGACAGAAACAGCGGGCAGCAGCAGCACGAGCATTGGTTCATGAACCTGCCATTATATTAGCGGATGAACCTACAGGAGCACTTGATTCCAAAAGTGCAAAAAGTATGTTAGAAGCGATGGATCATTTAAATGAAAATCACGGTGTATCCATCATGCTTGTCACACACGATCCACTAAGCGCTAGCTATTGTGAACGAATTTTATTTATTCAAGATGGTGCATTGTACAAAGAAATTCATCGTGATGGTAGTCGGAATGAATTCCATCATCAAATTCTTGATGTACTTGCAGAGTTTGCGGAATAG
- a CDS encoding DEAD/DEAH box helicase, with translation MASIQNLNLQKIFPAPVYRRGLEYYKQDRVSDLLYDINYQVWTASVRGSEMYFVEINMADLEKGSIQTYCDCPAFSTYNTCKHIVATLIAISKKPSSNIPAQASYDYQTTNQLIHSITSLQQPMETSEIITSKVPLKVEYYIKWTYDRHLFLELKAGEKRPFVVKNAQEFLGNVLSGNEHYFTKTFTYNPDTHYFLRQDIDIFEMLYSILRNEQIYVDRAFYHYQDTSERSIVIPPLLIEPLLDKLIERQLTVETREKRFEHVDVVKGELPFRFAISKNKQGEMVLAMDEMDSMIYFSMYQLLFSQGIFYFPAKEQLPIVEQLDTIGIENHRLPITKKQADVFVSEVLPTLKKVGEVQISDNVASEIIQVPLRAKLYLDVQAEWIVGRLEYHYGEHQIDPFNGREQDEVIIIRDVTKEQQIMRLIEQANFHYNGKELYIEADEESVYEFLYHALPLFEQYVELFLTSEVRHLIVENEPNPSTSVRIESSSNLLEVGFTIEGINDNEINQILNAVMEKKRYYRLQSGALLSLEGEEFSSIKQLFTDLDIKKSDVQDGNVQLPAYRGVQIDELIDTKKDYDPSFRRLLNQLKSPEEQVYPLPDQLQATLRDYQKTGYQWFKSLSNYQLGGILADDMGLGKTLQSIAYMVSEQGDKPHLIVAPSSVLYNWKNECQKFAPDLQVAIMTGTPTERQVKIQEQMHMDVWITSYATLRQDIEFYRDLSFQTLILDEAQYIKNYATKTSQAIREIKASKRFALSGTPIENSIDELWAIFQVILPGLMPNQRAFRQLSHEKIAMLTKPFILRRLKQDVLKELPDKIETVSVSELTKPQKELYLGYLRQLQQEAAQSMKDHDFHKNRMKILAGLTRLRQICCHPSLFIENYEGKSGKLEQLMETVRNAVENGKRMLIFSQFTSMHEIIIRKLAEEGIDYFYLHGSTPSQERVQISERFNNGEKSVFLISLKAGGTGLNLTGADTVILYDLWWNPAVEDQATGRAHRFGQKNVVQVIRLVTEGTIEEKIYDLQQKKRELIDQVIKPGESMLSSLSEDDIKELLSL, from the coding sequence TTGGCGAGTATTCAAAATTTAAACTTACAAAAAATATTTCCAGCCCCCGTATACAGACGTGGATTGGAATACTATAAACAAGACCGAGTTAGCGACCTATTGTATGATATCAATTATCAAGTTTGGACTGCCTCTGTACGAGGATCGGAAATGTATTTTGTTGAGATAAATATGGCCGATTTAGAAAAGGGTTCCATTCAGACGTACTGCGATTGTCCAGCGTTTTCTACGTATAATACATGTAAACATATCGTTGCAACGCTAATTGCAATTTCTAAAAAACCATCATCAAATATACCTGCTCAAGCATCGTATGATTATCAGACAACAAATCAGTTAATCCATTCGATTACATCCTTGCAACAGCCTATGGAAACTTCGGAGATTATTACGAGCAAAGTGCCGCTAAAAGTGGAATACTACATCAAATGGACGTATGATCGGCACCTATTTCTTGAGCTAAAGGCAGGGGAAAAGCGTCCGTTTGTTGTTAAGAATGCCCAAGAATTTTTAGGAAATGTACTAAGCGGGAATGAACATTATTTTACGAAGACATTTACGTACAACCCGGATACCCATTATTTTCTCAGGCAAGATATAGACATTTTTGAAATGCTATATTCTATATTGCGAAATGAGCAAATTTACGTTGATCGGGCATTTTATCATTATCAGGATACATCGGAGCGTTCAATCGTTATTCCGCCACTTCTGATTGAGCCGCTGTTGGATAAACTTATTGAGCGTCAGTTAACAGTTGAAACGAGGGAAAAGCGTTTCGAGCATGTTGATGTTGTCAAGGGAGAGCTGCCGTTTCGCTTTGCAATCTCGAAGAACAAACAGGGAGAAATGGTATTGGCCATGGATGAAATGGATTCCATGATCTACTTTTCGATGTATCAATTACTGTTTTCACAAGGGATATTTTATTTTCCTGCAAAAGAACAACTACCGATCGTTGAACAATTAGATACGATCGGGATAGAGAATCACCGCTTGCCAATTACGAAAAAGCAGGCAGATGTTTTTGTATCAGAGGTGCTGCCAACGCTTAAAAAGGTCGGGGAGGTACAAATTTCGGATAACGTTGCATCTGAAATTATTCAAGTGCCACTGCGAGCCAAACTTTATCTTGATGTCCAAGCGGAATGGATTGTTGGCAGGTTGGAATATCATTATGGTGAGCATCAAATTGATCCGTTCAATGGGCGTGAACAGGACGAGGTCATTATTATTCGCGATGTCACAAAAGAACAGCAGATTATGCGCCTAATTGAACAGGCGAATTTTCATTACAATGGGAAAGAGCTGTATATCGAAGCAGATGAAGAGTCGGTTTATGAATTTTTATATCATGCCTTACCACTCTTTGAACAATATGTGGAACTGTTCTTGACATCTGAGGTTCGTCATCTGATCGTGGAAAATGAACCGAATCCGAGTACGAGTGTGCGAATTGAGTCGTCCTCCAATTTATTGGAAGTTGGCTTTACCATCGAGGGCATTAATGATAATGAAATTAACCAAATTTTGAACGCGGTAATGGAGAAAAAGCGGTATTATCGTTTGCAAAGTGGAGCATTGCTTTCTTTGGAAGGGGAAGAGTTTTCTTCCATTAAGCAACTTTTTACCGATTTGGATATTAAAAAGTCGGACGTTCAGGATGGAAATGTCCAATTACCTGCTTATCGTGGTGTACAAATTGATGAACTAATTGATACCAAGAAAGACTATGATCCGTCATTTCGCCGGTTATTGAACCAGCTGAAATCACCAGAGGAACAAGTGTATCCATTGCCAGATCAATTACAAGCCACATTAAGAGATTATCAGAAGACTGGCTATCAATGGTTTAAATCGTTGAGCAATTATCAATTAGGCGGTATTTTAGCAGATGATATGGGTCTCGGAAAAACATTGCAAAGTATCGCATATATGGTATCGGAACAAGGTGATAAACCGCATTTAATCGTTGCACCATCGTCCGTATTATATAACTGGAAAAACGAATGTCAAAAGTTCGCACCAGATTTACAAGTTGCGATTATGACTGGCACACCAACAGAACGACAAGTAAAGATTCAAGAACAAATGCATATGGATGTCTGGATCACTTCCTATGCAACATTAAGGCAAGATATTGAATTTTACCGTGATTTATCTTTTCAAACATTGATTTTGGATGAGGCGCAGTATATTAAAAACTATGCAACGAAAACATCCCAAGCAATTCGGGAAATTAAGGCCAGTAAGCGTTTTGCATTAAGTGGTACCCCAATTGAAAATTCGATTGATGAATTGTGGGCAATTTTTCAAGTCATATTACCAGGGCTCATGCCAAATCAGCGTGCATTTAGACAATTGTCACATGAAAAAATCGCTATGTTGACGAAACCGTTTATTTTAAGGCGCCTGAAGCAAGATGTGTTGAAAGAACTGCCTGATAAAATTGAAACCGTCTCTGTCTCAGAATTAACGAAACCGCAAAAAGAATTATATCTCGGTTACTTGCGCCAGTTACAACAAGAGGCAGCGCAATCAATGAAAGATCATGACTTTCATAAAAACCGGATGAAAATATTAGCTGGTTTAACTAGGCTGCGACAGATTTGCTGTCATCCATCATTGTTTATCGAGAATTATGAAGGGAAGTCCGGGAAGCTGGAACAATTGATGGAAACGGTTCGCAATGCTGTAGAAAATGGCAAACGAATGCTGATTTTCTCCCAATTTACAAGTATGCATGAGATTATTATTCGTAAATTGGCGGAGGAAGGAATCGATTACTTTTATTTGCATGGGTCAACACCATCGCAGGAACGCGTGCAAATAAGTGAGCGGTTTAACAATGGGGAAAAGAGTGTGTTTCTAATATCGCTGAAGGCTGGCGGAACAGGATTGAATTTAACAGGTGCAGATACTGTTATTCTCTATGATTTGTGGTGGAATCCTGCTGTTGAGGATCAAGCAACAGGCAGAGCACACCGCTTTGGGCAGAAAAACGTGGTACAGGTTATTCGTCTAGTCACAGAGGGAACCATTGAAGAGAAGATTTATGATCTGCAGCAAAAGAAACGCGAGTTAATTGACCAAGTAATCAAACCAGGTGAAAGTATGCTATCCAGCCTGTCTGAAGATGATATAAAAGAACTGCTTAGCCTTTAG
- a CDS encoding NAD(P)H-dependent flavin oxidoreductase, which yields MDRLVEILQIKIPVIQAGMAGGITTPSLVAAVAESGALGTIGAGYMNAEVLKSEIKQVKQQTDKPFAVNLFATNLQASSKDIAEMQHVLNPFRHELEIKAGKESIEVTDYLQEKIEVILQEDIPVVSTAFGVLSQDSIGKLKANHVTLIGMATNLEEAKQLVDAGYDIIVAQGCEAGGHRGTFDVNTYKDGCNLGLIVLVQELSANLSVPIIAAGGIHTKKQIEGLRAIGADGVQLGTRFLVAKEAGTNRAYRQALIDASTADTVITKAFSGRPARAISNRFIKEVENSSVATLPFPIQNEMTKDVRAASKKLGITDFQSLWAGQGVGAIDKEETAAEIIKSLGM from the coding sequence ATGGATCGTCTAGTAGAAATATTGCAGATCAAAATTCCCGTTATTCAAGCTGGAATGGCTGGTGGGATTACAACTCCAAGCCTAGTTGCAGCTGTAGCCGAATCAGGAGCACTCGGTACAATTGGTGCAGGTTATATGAATGCAGAGGTATTGAAAAGTGAAATTAAACAGGTGAAGCAACAAACAGATAAACCGTTTGCTGTTAATTTATTTGCTACTAATTTACAGGCATCTTCCAAGGACATAGCTGAAATGCAACATGTGTTAAACCCATTCAGACATGAGCTTGAGATTAAAGCTGGTAAAGAATCAATTGAGGTAACTGATTATTTACAGGAAAAGATTGAGGTAATCTTACAGGAAGATATTCCAGTCGTTAGTACTGCATTTGGTGTGTTATCACAGGATTCAATTGGGAAATTAAAAGCGAACCACGTCACATTGATTGGAATGGCAACGAATCTTGAAGAGGCAAAACAGCTTGTAGATGCTGGATATGACATTATTGTTGCACAAGGCTGTGAAGCAGGCGGACACCGAGGTACATTCGATGTGAACACGTATAAAGATGGTTGTAACCTTGGACTTATTGTTTTGGTTCAAGAACTATCAGCGAATCTTTCTGTCCCGATTATTGCTGCAGGTGGAATTCATACGAAGAAACAGATTGAGGGATTACGAGCGATAGGAGCAGACGGCGTGCAATTAGGTACACGGTTTTTAGTAGCAAAAGAAGCGGGAACAAATCGTGCCTATCGACAAGCTTTGATAGACGCATCAACAGCAGACACGGTCATTACCAAAGCATTTTCTGGTCGACCTGCCAGGGCAATATCCAATCGATTTATCAAAGAAGTTGAGAATAGCTCTGTCGCTACCTTACCATTTCCGATTCAAAACGAAATGACAAAAGATGTACGTGCGGCTAGTAAAAAGTTGGGTATTACTGACTTTCAATCATTATGGGCCGGACAAGGTGTTGGCGCGATAGATAAAGAGGAAACGGCAGCAGAGATTATCAAATCATTAGGTATGTAA